In Synechococcus sp. RS9909, one genomic interval encodes:
- the mfd gene encoding transcription-repair coupling factor, which produces MPLSSLVRLLQSSALTGELLERRCRDQRLLLRGGHRAARALVATALARRADQPLLVVVPTLEEAGRWTALLELMGWSSTQLYPTSEGSPYEPFDPTTEITWGQLQVLSELQSGSDRPDLAIVATERCLQPHLPPPQALAERCRSLRKGDTVDLEELASCLSQLGYERVSSIDQEGTWSRRGDIVDIFPVSSELPVRLEFFGDDLDKLREFDPASQRSLDAIESLRLTPTGFSPLIAEQLRERMPDGLEGLLSEQALQELLEGGTPEGMRRLMGLAWEAPASLLDYLPAHCCVAIDERRHGRAHGQQWLDHAEEQHGELAAELSQPLPLLHRPIEAAMALAEAFDGFDLAELQENDGHANAFDLTSRPVPAYPNQFGKLGELVKGYQAEKQSVWLLSAQPSRAVALLEEHDCISRFVPNAADAPAIERLVEQGTPVALKTKGTAELEGLQLPAWRVVLITDREFFGQHNLGSSGYVRRRRKAASRTVDPNKMRPGDYVVHRNHGIGRFQKLEKLAISGEVRDYLVVQYADGLLRVAADQLGSLGRFRANSDTPPQLSKMGGSAWVKAKERASKAVRKVALDLVKLYAERHQAPGFAFPGDGPWQEELEDSFPYEPTPDQLKATADVKRDMEQPQPMDRLVCGDVGFGKTEVAIRAIFKAITAGKQVAMLAPTTVLAQQHWRTLSERFAPYPIKVALLNRFRTASERKAILEGLKQGTIDAVVGTHQLLSKSTSFDKLGLLVVDEEQRFGVNQKEKIKALRKDVDVLTLSATPIPRTLYMSLSGVREMSLITTPPPLRRPIKTHLAALDEEAVRSAIRQELDRGGQVFYVVPRVEGIEEVAAQLRQMLPGLKLLVAHGQMAEGELESAMVAFNGGEADVMLCTTIVESGLDIPRVNTILIEDAHRFGLAQLYQLRGRVGRSGIQAHAWLFYPGDASLSDAARQRLRAIQEFAQLGSGYQLAMRDMEIRGVGNLLGVEQSGQMEAIGFDLYMEMLQESLAEIQGQDIPAVDDTQVDLQVTAFLPADWITDSDEKMAAYRAAAECTSAEALVDLAATWADRYGALPGPVQSLLQLMDLKLLAKRCGFSRIRPEKPNIALETPMEEPAFRLLRQGLPQHLHGRLVYQAGTGTSAKVLARGLGVLPMEKQLEELKGWLELMAAQIPDAEGFTAEQRQEQDKARNEAVLSV; this is translated from the coding sequence ATGCCCCTCAGCTCCCTGGTGCGTCTGCTGCAGAGTTCGGCGCTCACCGGAGAGTTGCTGGAACGGCGCTGCCGAGATCAGCGTCTATTGCTCCGGGGTGGCCACAGGGCGGCGCGGGCCCTGGTGGCCACGGCCCTCGCCCGTCGCGCCGATCAGCCACTGCTTGTGGTGGTGCCGACCCTGGAGGAAGCCGGTCGCTGGACGGCGTTGCTGGAGCTGATGGGCTGGAGCAGCACCCAGCTCTATCCCACCAGCGAGGGATCGCCCTACGAACCGTTTGACCCCACCACGGAGATCACCTGGGGCCAGCTGCAGGTGCTCAGCGAACTGCAGAGCGGCAGCGACCGGCCGGATCTGGCGATCGTTGCCACCGAACGCTGCCTCCAGCCCCACCTGCCGCCACCGCAGGCGTTGGCCGAGCGCTGCCGCAGCCTGCGCAAGGGCGACACGGTCGACCTGGAAGAGCTGGCCTCCTGTCTGTCCCAACTGGGCTATGAGCGGGTGTCGAGCATCGACCAGGAGGGCACCTGGAGCCGTCGTGGCGACATCGTCGACATCTTTCCGGTGAGCAGTGAACTGCCGGTGCGGCTGGAGTTCTTTGGCGATGACCTCGACAAGCTGAGGGAATTCGACCCCGCCAGCCAGCGCTCCCTCGATGCGATCGAGAGCCTCCGTCTCACCCCCACCGGCTTCAGCCCCCTGATTGCCGAGCAGCTGCGCGAGCGGATGCCCGATGGCCTGGAGGGCCTGCTCAGCGAGCAGGCCTTGCAGGAGTTGCTTGAGGGCGGCACGCCGGAGGGGATGCGCCGCTTGATGGGCCTGGCCTGGGAAGCCCCTGCCTCCCTGCTCGACTACCTGCCCGCCCATTGCTGTGTAGCGATCGATGAACGGCGCCACGGTCGCGCCCATGGCCAGCAATGGCTTGATCACGCCGAAGAGCAGCACGGGGAGCTGGCCGCTGAGCTGAGCCAGCCCCTGCCGCTGCTGCACCGTCCGATCGAGGCGGCCATGGCCCTGGCGGAAGCCTTCGACGGGTTTGACCTGGCGGAGCTGCAGGAGAACGACGGCCACGCCAATGCCTTTGATCTCACCAGTCGACCGGTGCCGGCCTACCCCAATCAGTTCGGGAAGCTCGGCGAGCTGGTGAAGGGCTATCAGGCCGAAAAGCAGTCGGTGTGGTTGCTTTCAGCCCAGCCCAGCCGCGCCGTCGCCCTGCTCGAGGAGCACGACTGCATCAGTCGGTTTGTGCCCAATGCCGCCGATGCGCCGGCGATTGAACGGCTGGTGGAGCAGGGCACCCCCGTGGCGCTGAAAACGAAGGGAACGGCGGAACTGGAGGGTCTGCAGCTACCCGCCTGGCGGGTGGTGTTGATCACCGACCGTGAATTCTTCGGGCAACACAACCTCGGCAGCAGCGGTTACGTGCGTCGACGGCGCAAGGCGGCCAGCCGCACGGTCGACCCCAACAAGATGCGCCCCGGTGACTACGTGGTGCATCGCAACCACGGCATCGGCCGTTTTCAAAAGCTGGAGAAACTGGCGATCAGCGGTGAGGTGCGCGACTACCTCGTTGTGCAGTACGCCGATGGCCTCCTCCGGGTCGCCGCCGACCAGCTGGGCAGCCTGGGCCGCTTTCGCGCCAACAGCGACACTCCACCCCAACTCAGCAAGATGGGCGGCTCGGCCTGGGTGAAGGCGAAGGAGCGCGCCAGCAAGGCGGTGCGCAAGGTGGCGCTCGATCTTGTGAAGCTTTACGCCGAACGGCATCAGGCCCCGGGCTTTGCCTTTCCCGGCGATGGCCCCTGGCAGGAGGAACTCGAAGACTCCTTCCCCTATGAGCCCACGCCGGATCAGCTCAAGGCCACGGCGGATGTGAAGCGCGACATGGAACAACCCCAGCCGATGGACCGGTTGGTGTGCGGCGATGTGGGCTTCGGCAAGACGGAGGTGGCGATCCGGGCCATCTTCAAGGCGATCACCGCCGGCAAACAGGTGGCGATGCTCGCCCCCACCACCGTGCTTGCTCAGCAGCACTGGCGCACGTTGTCGGAACGCTTTGCCCCCTATCCGATCAAGGTGGCGCTGCTCAATCGTTTCCGCACCGCCAGCGAGCGCAAAGCCATTCTGGAGGGCCTCAAGCAGGGCACGATCGATGCGGTGGTCGGGACCCACCAGTTGCTGAGCAAGAGCACGAGCTTCGACAAGCTCGGCCTGCTGGTGGTGGATGAGGAACAGCGGTTCGGTGTGAATCAGAAGGAGAAGATCAAGGCCCTGCGCAAGGACGTCGACGTGCTCACCCTGTCGGCGACACCGATTCCCCGCACGCTCTACATGAGCCTTTCCGGGGTGCGGGAAATGAGTCTGATCACCACGCCGCCGCCGCTGCGTCGTCCGATCAAGACCCACCTGGCGGCCCTCGATGAGGAGGCGGTGCGCAGTGCGATCCGCCAGGAACTGGATCGCGGTGGTCAGGTGTTCTATGTGGTGCCCCGCGTGGAGGGCATCGAGGAGGTGGCAGCTCAGCTGCGCCAGATGTTGCCGGGGTTGAAGCTGCTCGTGGCCCATGGCCAGATGGCCGAGGGAGAGCTGGAGAGCGCCATGGTGGCGTTCAACGGCGGTGAGGCGGATGTGATGCTCTGCACCACGATCGTGGAGAGCGGCCTCGACATCCCCCGGGTGAACACGATCCTGATCGAGGACGCCCATCGCTTCGGCCTGGCCCAGCTCTATCAGCTGCGCGGACGGGTGGGCCGCAGCGGCATCCAGGCCCATGCCTGGCTGTTTTACCCCGGCGATGCCTCCCTCAGCGATGCCGCCCGCCAGCGCCTGCGGGCGATCCAGGAATTCGCCCAGCTCGGCAGTGGCTATCAGCTCGCCATGCGCGACATGGAGATCCGCGGCGTTGGCAATCTGCTCGGTGTGGAGCAGAGCGGCCAGATGGAGGCGATCGGCTTCGACCTTTACATGGAGATGCTGCAGGAATCGCTGGCTGAGATCCAGGGGCAGGACATTCCGGCGGTGGACGACACCCAGGTGGACCTTCAGGTGACCGCCTTCCTCCCGGCCGACTGGATCACCGACTCCGACGAGAAGATGGCGGCCTATCGCGCTGCGGCTGAATGCACCAGCGCCGAAGCACTGGTGGATCTGGCGGCCACCTGGGCGGACCGCTATGGCGCCCTGCCTGGTCCGGTGCAGTCGTTGCTGCAGCTGATGGACCTCAAGCTGCTCGCCAAGCGCTGTGGTTTTTCCCGGATTCGCCCCGAGAAACCGAACATCGCCTTGGAAACCCCGATGGAGGAGCCGGCCTTCCGTCTGTTGCGCCAGGGGCTGCCCCAGCACCTGCATGGCCGACTGGTGTATCAGGCCGGCACGGGCACCAGCGCCAAGGTGCTCGCCCGCGGCCTCGGGGTGTTGCCGATGGAGAAACAGCTGGAGGAGCTCAAAGGCTGGCTGGAGCTGATGGCGGCCCAGATTCCTGACGCTGAAGGTTTCACCGCCGAGCAGCGACAGGAGCAGGACAAGGCCCGCAATGAGGCGGTGCTGTCGGTGTGA